The DNA window GCATGGCCTATCCTAATCGCATTGTGTCCGGTGCGAAACCACTGGATTTTACTGAACTCAGTACACTCACTTTTGAAGCGTTGGACTATCGCCGCTACCCCTGCCTTAAATTGGCAATTGATGCATGTCATGAAGGTCAGGCTGCAACAACAGCATTGAATGCAGCTAATGAAGAAACCGTCAGTGCTTTTTTACAGAATAGAATTCGTTTTACTGATATCGCTATAGTAAATAGGCAGGTAGTTGAAAAATTAAGTTTATCTGAACCTCAAAGCATTGAAGAGGTCTTAGAAATCGATAACATAGCGAGAACTTTAGCGAAAGAGGCAATCAAAGCCTTTGCTAAATAGCTAATTTTGCTAATAAGTATATGTTTGTTTGCGTTTGGGCAAATGATATAGTTCGCAGGTAAATCATAGTTGTTATAATAGCCATTTCGATATTTGGCATACGTTTTTGCGGGCGTATATACCCAATAGATTCTGAGTTGCTGCACAGCCAACAACGAAAGAAGCAGCTTAAGAGATCAAGGGTGTATCAGAGATAAAGGCTTTCATTCGGGTTTATTCCAGAAATAGCCGTGGTAATCGTTAACACGGCTTTTTCATGTGTGAAAGTTCTTGAACCACAAGAAGCCAGCTTAGTTATTTAAGGATTAGTTTGAGTGATATCGCCTAGTGATTGTGGCTCATCGCTAACGTTACCCAGACACGTTGCTATCATTATGGATGGTAATGGTCGCTGGGCAAAAAAGCGTGGGAAATTAAGAGTTTTTGGTCATCGTGCTGGAATTAAAGCTGTACGAAGCGCTGTGAGCTTTTCGGTTAAGAATAATATCGAATCACTGACATTATATGCTTTCAGTAGTGAAAACTGGAATCGTCCACAACAAGAAGTCAGTTCATTGATGGAACTGTTTGTTTTTGCCCTTGATAATGAAGTGAAGAGCTTACATAAACACAATGTGAAATTGTCTGTTATTGGTGATATCAGTCGGTTTAGCCCACGGTTACAGGAACGTATCCGTCGTTCAGTTGAATTGACGGCGGACAATACCGGATTGCAGCTTAATATCGCCGCCAATTATGGAGGCCGTTGGGATTTGGTTCAGAGTGTCAAGCAGATTGCTGAGAAAGCCAGAGCAAATCAGCTTAATCCTGAGGAAATTACCGAAGCAACAGTAAGTAGTTTCATGAACTTGAGTCAGCAGTCTGATGTTGATTTAGTGATTAGGACAGGAGGCGAACATCGTATCAGTAATTTCCTGTTATGGCAGATCGCTTATGCAGAATTGTATTTTACCGATATACTTTGGCCTGATTTTGATGAAACAGCTTTTGAAGGTGCTATTCATGCCTTTGCCAAACGAGAACGCCGATTTGGCGGAACACCAGACGATGCCGAAGTGGGATCATAGGAGGAGAACTTGCTGAAGTACCGTCTTTTAACTACGTTAATCTTAATTCCACTTGTTATTGCAGCTCTGTTTTTACTTCCCCCATCAGGATTTGGGTTGGTTGTCATTGCAGTTTCAGCACTTGCTGCATGGGAATGGGGGCAATTTGCCGGATTATTGACACAGGCTAAACGTGTTACTCTGGCAGTGTTGTGTACTGTGGGTTTGCTGGTCTTGCAATACTCTTTGGCAGATCTTAATCACCTTACTGAAAAACCACAAATTGTATATCTATTGTGGGCAGGAATGCTCTGGTGGGCTGCGGCTATTGTATTAGTTATTGCTTATCCTGCTTCAGCTTCTATTTGGAAATCCTCTGTTACACTGCGTGTGTTATTTGGTTTTCTGACAATTGTGCCGTTTTATTGTGGAATGATGGTGCTGCGTACCCAAGGATATGAAAATAATACTTATCACGGTGCATGGTGGCTGTTGTATGTGATGTTGCTGGTATGGGCTGCTGATTCGGGAGCTTACATTTTCGGTCGCACATTAGGTAAACATAAAATGGCACCTAAGGTATCTCCGGGCAAAACGCTTGAAGGACTGGCTGGTGGATTGTTGACTGCTGCGCTTATATCATGGCTGTTCAGTAAATTTGCCCCAGTGCCTGTTATGCCTGAGAACTTATTGTTGATTTCCGCCGTTGTTGTTATTGCATCTGTTTTCGGTGACCTGACCGAAAGTATGTTCAAGCGGGAATCAGGCATTAAAGACAGCAGTCAGTTGATCCCAGGGCATGGAGGTGTGATGGACAGGGTAGACAGTTTGACTGCGGCGGTTCCTGTTTTTGCAGGGCTGGTAATGTTAATTTCTTCTGGATTTGGTCTCTGAAGGTACATTAATGGATATTCTCTGGAATCTGGCTGCATTTATTGTTGCATTGGGTGTGCTTATCACAGTGCATGAGTTCGGTCACTTCTGGGTGGCCAGGCGATGTGGTATTTACGTTGAGCGTTTTTCCATCGGGTTTGGTAAAGCACTCTGGCGTCGTACAGATAAACAGGGAACCGAATACGTTATTGCCCTTATTCCCTTGGGTGGATACGTCAAAATGCTCGATGAACGGGTTGAAACGGTTGCTCCTGAACGTCGTCATATGGCATTTAACAACAAAACCATCGGTCAGCGTGCGGCAGTTGTCAGCGCTGGCCCAATCGCAAACTTTATTCTGGCTGTTGTCGCTTATTGGTTGGTTTTTGTGATCGGTGTGCCTTCGGTACGCCCGGTGGTTTTGGATATTAAACCCGATTCTATAGCGGCGCAGGCAAATATTTTGCCCGGAATGGAACTAAAAGCTGTTGACGGTATCGAAACTCCTGATTGGAACTCAGCAAGGCTGGCGTTAGTGAGTCAAGTTGGTGAATCCTCCGTTGAGGTGAATGTAGCACCAATGGACTCTTCTGATGCCATCCAAAAGACACTGGATTTGCGACATTGGGTATTTGATCCATCCAAACAGGATATCTTGCTATCTTTAGGAATTATGCCTGTTATCCCGCATCCCAGTTCTCAGGTG is part of the Xenorhabdus cabanillasii genome and encodes:
- the cdsA gene encoding phosphatidate cytidylyltransferase; translated protein: MLKYRLLTTLILIPLVIAALFLLPPSGFGLVVIAVSALAAWEWGQFAGLLTQAKRVTLAVLCTVGLLVLQYSLADLNHLTEKPQIVYLLWAGMLWWAAAIVLVIAYPASASIWKSSVTLRVLFGFLTIVPFYCGMMVLRTQGYENNTYHGAWWLLYVMLLVWAADSGAYIFGRTLGKHKMAPKVSPGKTLEGLAGGLLTAALISWLFSKFAPVPVMPENLLLISAVVVIASVFGDLTESMFKRESGIKDSSQLIPGHGGVMDRVDSLTAAVPVFAGLVMLISSGFGL
- the uppS gene encoding polyprenyl diphosphate synthase, translating into MDGNGRWAKKRGKLRVFGHRAGIKAVRSAVSFSVKNNIESLTLYAFSSENWNRPQQEVSSLMELFVFALDNEVKSLHKHNVKLSVIGDISRFSPRLQERIRRSVELTADNTGLQLNIAANYGGRWDLVQSVKQIAEKARANQLNPEEITEATVSSFMNLSQQSDVDLVIRTGGEHRISNFLLWQIAYAELYFTDILWPDFDETAFEGAIHAFAKRERRFGGTPDDAEVGS
- the rseP gene encoding sigma E protease regulator RseP gives rise to the protein MDILWNLAAFIVALGVLITVHEFGHFWVARRCGIYVERFSIGFGKALWRRTDKQGTEYVIALIPLGGYVKMLDERVETVAPERRHMAFNNKTIGQRAAVVSAGPIANFILAVVAYWLVFVIGVPSVRPVVLDIKPDSIAAQANILPGMELKAVDGIETPDWNSARLALVSQVGESSVEVNVAPMDSSDAIQKTLDLRHWVFDPSKQDILLSLGIMPVIPHPSSQVDKIHPGSAAEKAGLQSGDRIVKVNDQDIDVWHSFASYVRKNPNISLKLDVARAGSMITLSLTPTAKKLSDGREIGFAGIEFKIIPLADEYKTVQQYGPFYAFYEAGDKTWQLMKLTVNMIGKLIVGDVKLNNLSGPISIAKGAGVSADSGLVYYLMFLALISVNLGIINLFPLPVLDGGHLLFLAIEKIKGGPVSERVQDFSYRIGAILLVLLMGLALFNDFSRF